From Gammaproteobacteria bacterium, the proteins below share one genomic window:
- a CDS encoding Wzz/FepE/Etk N-terminal domain-containing protein: MKDAVNKVHEISTPNPPSFPAQQWYEEDSINLVDLWLELAKHRAIIFGAIILALAAGLLVAFLLPQKYTYSTSIEIGSTLETSGSGEVVRLIDQPESVLAKIKESYIPLVQQEFHAAHPTDDSLYKIEARAPKNSLLIVLEAKGKADNRAIYLEHLQSVTDKLLEDHQRVMNIYRGRLHSQLALAQIELDEIADPSTLATKQKDLETQLNTARIKQAELSDPRMLTVPRQELENILAKEQKRFIDLQDQAVLIKARYQRQDDTDALLKQQISDLEAQIKSAFAQRQQAIGNMQNEAAAMTMLLIDNEIQQNRTRLATLQERLHIGQQNLRQELEEQIASNLREQGVQDKIIAKTRSELSRLAIGNQRAQQRQAPEIANLEEQLKKLTADNRRAIERQQQAISTLETQLQNIQPTRAITPPIQSLQPTGPGKSIIIILALIVGGLLGIFAAFFASFLNKVRLQTTQA; this comes from the coding sequence ATGAAAGATGCAGTTAACAAGGTACACGAGATTTCCACCCCCAACCCGCCCAGTTTCCCCGCGCAACAATGGTATGAAGAAGACAGCATCAATCTGGTCGATCTGTGGCTAGAACTCGCCAAACACCGCGCCATCATCTTCGGCGCCATCATCCTTGCCCTGGCGGCGGGACTATTGGTCGCCTTCCTGCTACCGCAGAAATACACCTACAGCACCAGCATCGAGATCGGCAGCACCCTGGAAACCAGCGGCTCCGGCGAGGTGGTGCGCCTCATCGACCAGCCGGAGAGCGTGCTGGCCAAGATCAAGGAAAGCTATATCCCCCTGGTACAGCAGGAGTTTCACGCCGCACATCCCACAGATGATTCACTCTACAAGATTGAGGCCCGCGCCCCAAAGAACAGCCTGCTGATCGTTCTGGAGGCTAAGGGCAAGGCCGATAACAGAGCCATTTATCTAGAGCATTTACAAAGCGTCACCGATAAGCTGCTGGAGGATCACCAGCGGGTGATGAATATTTATCGCGGCCGCCTGCACAGCCAGCTTGCGCTGGCCCAGATCGAACTGGATGAAATCGCCGACCCCAGCACCCTGGCCACGAAACAAAAAGATCTGGAGACCCAGCTCAACACCGCGCGCATCAAACAGGCCGAACTGAGCGATCCGCGCATGCTGACCGTGCCACGCCAGGAACTGGAAAACATCCTGGCGAAGGAGCAAAAGAGATTTATCGACCTGCAGGATCAGGCCGTGCTGATCAAGGCCCGTTACCAGCGACAGGATGACACCGACGCGTTGTTAAAACAGCAGATCAGTGATCTTGAGGCGCAGATCAAGTCCGCATTTGCACAACGCCAGCAGGCCATTGGCAACATGCAGAATGAGGCCGCCGCCATGACTATGCTGCTGATCGACAATGAGATTCAGCAAAACCGCACACGTCTGGCCACATTGCAGGAGCGTTTACACATCGGCCAGCAAAATCTCCGTCAGGAACTGGAAGAACAAATCGCCAGTAATCTGCGCGAACAAGGGGTACAGGACAAGATCATCGCCAAGACCCGCAGCGAGTTGAGTCGCCTGGCCATCGGTAACCAGCGGGCCCAACAGCGCCAGGCACCAGAGATCGCCAACCTCGAAGAACAGCTCAAAAAACTCACCGCGGACAACCGGCGCGCCATCGAGCGCCAGCAACAGGCCATCAGCACCCTGGAAACCCAGCTACAGAATATCCAGCCTACCCGCGCCATCACCCCACCCATACAATCGCTACAACCCACCGGCCCCGGTAAAAGCATTATCATCATTTTGGCACTGATTGTTGGCGGCCTGCTGGGTATCTTTGCGGCATTTTTTGCCAGCTTCCTGAACAAGGTGCGACTGCAAACGACTCAGGCATGA
- the uvrA gene encoding excinuclease ABC subunit UvrA: MDFIRIQGARTHNLKNIDLELPRDKLIVITGLSGSGKSSLAFDTIYAEGQRRYVESLSAYARQFLSMMEKPDVDHIEGLSPAISIEQKSTSHNPRSTVGTITEIYDYLRLLYARAGTPRCPEHGSTLEMQTVSQMVDQVLALPAGSKIMLLAPVVRNRKGEHLSVFKDLRAQGFVRVRVDGALFELDEVPELDLRKKHTIEAVVDRLKVRGAPPGASDVDGGASGAVADQQQRLADSFETTLALTDGIAAVAFIKDSEDDNKEGHEKTATSETDHEDRGELLFSARFACPHCGYSLPELEPRMFSFNNPAGACDGCDGLGVKQFFDAERVVRHPELSLPAGAIRGWDKRNAYYFQMISSLAKHYQFDLDLPFQDLPENIQKVILNGSGNQEIEFRYYNDRHQKGRSFTTRSHPFEGILPNMDRRYHETDSNVVRDELAKYLNTRSCPDCNGTRLAEGPRNVFIAEKSLSEVTALPVGRAQGFFAQLKLAGHRGAIADKIVKEINQRLNFLVNVGLDYLSLDRSADTLSGGEAQRIRLASQIGAGLVGVMYVLDEPSIGLHQRDNQRLLNTLNYLRDMGNTVIVVEHDEDAILSADHVLDIGPGAGVHGGEIVAQGTPQEVMDNEHSLTGQYLSGRKAIAIPATLTPPDDKRQIRIRGASGNNLKNVDVDIPVGLMTAVTGVSGSGKSTLINDTLYRLAAQLINHNQEDAAPCEKIEGLEQFDKVVDIDQSPIGRTPRSNPATYAGLFTPIRELFTGTQEARSRGYTPGRFSFNVKGGRCEACRGDGVIKVEMHFLADIYVPCDVCMGKRYNRETLEIKYKGKNIYEVLELTVEDARAFFDAIPAVARKLQTLIDVGLSYIKLGQAATTLSGGEAQRVKLARELSKRDTGNTLYILDEPTTGLHFHDIEQLLGVLHRLRDHGNTIVIIEHNLDVIKTTDWVIDLGPEGGEGGGTIIATGTPASIAAHEASHTGHFLKATFAAAARHAGRAT; this comes from the coding sequence ATGGATTTTATTCGCATTCAGGGCGCCCGCACCCACAACCTCAAGAACATCGACCTCGAGCTGCCACGCGACAAACTGATCGTGATCACCGGCCTGTCGGGTTCCGGCAAGTCCTCGCTGGCCTTCGACACCATCTATGCCGAGGGCCAGCGCCGCTATGTGGAATCGCTGTCCGCCTACGCACGGCAATTCCTGTCGATGATGGAAAAGCCGGACGTGGACCACATCGAGGGCCTGTCGCCGGCCATCTCCATCGAGCAAAAATCCACCTCGCACAACCCGCGTTCCACCGTCGGCACCATCACCGAGATCTATGACTACCTGCGCCTGCTCTACGCCCGCGCCGGCACGCCCCGCTGCCCGGAACACGGCAGTACGCTGGAGATGCAGACCGTCAGCCAGATGGTGGATCAGGTGCTGGCCCTGCCTGCGGGCAGCAAGATCATGCTGCTGGCGCCGGTGGTGCGCAATCGCAAGGGCGAACACCTGAGCGTGTTCAAGGATTTACGCGCCCAGGGCTTTGTGCGCGTGCGTGTCGACGGCGCGCTGTTTGAACTCGACGAGGTGCCCGAGCTGGATCTGCGAAAAAAACACACCATCGAGGCGGTGGTGGACCGACTCAAGGTGCGCGGCGCACCACCAGGCGCCAGCGACGTGGATGGCGGGGCATCGGGCGCAGTCGCCGACCAACAGCAGCGCCTGGCCGATTCCTTCGAGACCACGCTCGCGCTCACCGACGGCATTGCCGCGGTGGCCTTTATCAAGGACTCAGAGGACGATAATAAAGAGGGCCATGAAAAAACCGCAACCAGCGAGACCGACCACGAAGACCGGGGCGAACTGCTGTTCTCCGCCCGCTTCGCCTGCCCCCACTGCGGCTACTCACTACCGGAACTCGAGCCGCGCATGTTCTCCTTCAACAATCCGGCTGGCGCCTGCGACGGCTGTGATGGCCTGGGTGTGAAACAGTTTTTTGATGCCGAGCGTGTCGTGCGCCACCCCGAACTCAGCCTGCCGGCCGGCGCCATTCGCGGCTGGGACAAACGCAACGCCTACTATTTCCAGATGATCAGCTCGCTGGCCAAACACTATCAGTTCGATCTGGACCTGCCGTTCCAGGATCTGCCGGAAAATATTCAGAAGGTCATTCTCAACGGCAGTGGCAATCAAGAGATCGAGTTCCGGTATTACAATGACCGGCACCAGAAAGGCCGCAGCTTCACCACCCGCAGCCATCCCTTCGAAGGCATCCTGCCCAACATGGATCGCCGTTATCATGAAACCGATTCCAACGTGGTGCGTGATGAACTGGCCAAATACCTCAACACCCGATCCTGCCCAGACTGCAACGGTACACGGCTGGCCGAAGGCCCGCGCAATGTATTCATTGCCGAAAAATCGTTATCGGAGGTCACCGCCCTGCCCGTCGGCCGGGCGCAGGGATTTTTCGCCCAACTGAAACTGGCGGGCCATCGCGGCGCGATCGCTGACAAGATTGTCAAGGAGATCAATCAGCGGTTGAATTTTCTGGTCAACGTAGGTCTCGACTATCTTTCGCTAGACCGGAGCGCCGACACGCTATCCGGCGGCGAGGCCCAGCGCATCCGACTCGCCAGCCAGATCGGCGCCGGGCTGGTGGGCGTGATGTACGTGCTCGATGAGCCTTCCATCGGCCTGCACCAGCGCGACAATCAACGCCTGCTCAACACCCTCAACTACCTGCGCGACATGGGCAACACGGTGATTGTGGTAGAGCACGATGAGGACGCGATTCTGAGCGCGGATCATGTGCTGGACATCGGTCCCGGCGCTGGCGTGCACGGCGGTGAAATCGTCGCCCAGGGCACACCACAGGAGGTGATGGATAATGAACATTCACTCACCGGCCAGTACCTTTCCGGTCGCAAGGCGATTGCGATCCCCGCCACACTGACGCCGCCGGACGACAAACGCCAGATCAGGATTCGCGGCGCCTCCGGCAATAACCTGAAGAATGTCGATGTCGATATTCCGGTGGGCCTGATGACCGCCGTCACCGGTGTCTCCGGCTCCGGCAAATCCACGCTGATCAATGACACCCTTTACCGGCTCGCCGCGCAGCTGATCAACCATAATCAGGAAGACGCCGCGCCGTGCGAGAAAATCGAAGGCCTCGAGCAGTTTGATAAGGTTGTCGATATTGACCAAAGCCCCATCGGCCGCACGCCGCGCTCCAACCCCGCCACCTATGCCGGTCTGTTCACACCGATTCGTGAATTGTTCACCGGCACCCAGGAGGCGCGCTCGCGCGGTTACACGCCGGGGCGGTTTAGCTTCAACGTAAAGGGCGGGCGCTGCGAGGCCTGTCGTGGCGATGGTGTAATCAAGGTGGAAATGCATTTTCTGGCCGACATCTATGTGCCCTGCGATGTCTGTATGGGCAAGCGCTACAATCGCGAGACCCTGGAAATAAAATACAAAGGCAAGAACATCTACGAAGTGCTGGAGCTCACCGTCGAGGATGCGCGTGCCTTTTTTGATGCGATTCCCGCCGTGGCGCGCAAGTTACAGACCCTGATCGATGTGGGCCTGAGTTATATCAAGTTAGGCCAGGCAGCAACGACCCTCTCGGGTGGCGAGGCCCAACGGGTAAAGCTGGCGCGCGAACTCTCCAAGCGCGACACCGGCAATACCCTCTATATCCTCGACGAGCCAACCACCGGCCTGCACTTTCACGACATCGAACAACTGCTGGGCGTTCTGCACCGACTGCGCGATCACGGCAATACCATTGTGATCATCGAGCACAATCTCGATGTCATCAAGACCACCGACTGGGTGATCGACCTGGGCCCCGAAGGTGGCGAGGGCGGCGGCACGATCATCGCCACCGGCACACCCGCCAGTATCGCAGCGCATGAGGCCTCTCACACCGGCCACTTTCTGAAGGCCACATTTGCTGCGGCCGCGCGCCATGCCGGCCGCGCGACCTGA
- a CDS encoding MFS transporter — MVPAERRAVFSLASIYALRMMGLFMILPVFALYGETLEGYTPALIGIAIGIYGLTQAALQIPFGMASDRFGRKPVITLGLIIFAIGSVVAATADSMNGVIIGRALQGAGAIAAAVMALTADLTREENRLGAMAIIGMSIGVAFATSLVMGPVLNQWIGVDGIFWLTGLLAVAAIGVLHYVVPTPVCSSFHRDAQTVPAQLKTVVSDPQLLRLDFGILALHMMLTATFVVLPLALRDHAGLDAAHHWYVYLPVMLLSMVLMVPFVIIAEKKRRMKTVFGAAVLLLALAELAFMLGYRSMTGIVFGLFVFFTAFNVLEATLPSLIAKVASPDSKGSAMGVYSSSQFMGAFFGGTLGGWLYGQSGMEAVFGMCAALAVVWFLIAATMQSPRYLSSHLVRVGPISEAQARHLVTEFTKVTGVAEAVVIAEDGIAYLKVDLHALDREALRAYSVERDPIQAGEAAATADGVGDAAKSAARQAP, encoded by the coding sequence ATGGTGCCCGCCGAGCGCCGCGCGGTATTTTCGCTGGCCAGCATCTATGCCCTGCGCATGATGGGGCTGTTTATGATCCTGCCGGTATTCGCCCTCTACGGTGAAACCCTGGAAGGCTATACCCCCGCCCTGATCGGCATCGCCATCGGTATCTATGGCCTCACCCAGGCGGCTTTGCAGATCCCGTTTGGTATGGCCTCGGACCGTTTCGGGCGCAAACCCGTTATCACCCTCGGCCTGATCATCTTCGCCATCGGCAGTGTGGTGGCGGCGACCGCCGATTCCATGAACGGAGTCATCATCGGCCGCGCCCTGCAGGGTGCCGGGGCCATTGCCGCCGCCGTGATGGCGCTGACCGCCGACCTCACCCGCGAGGAGAACCGCCTCGGCGCCATGGCCATCATCGGCATGAGTATCGGTGTGGCCTTTGCCACCTCGCTGGTGATGGGCCCGGTGCTCAATCAGTGGATCGGGGTGGACGGGATTTTCTGGCTGACCGGCCTGCTGGCGGTCGCCGCAATCGGTGTGCTGCACTATGTGGTGCCGACCCCGGTGTGCAGCAGCTTTCACCGTGATGCGCAGACGGTGCCTGCGCAGCTTAAAACCGTGGTCTCCGACCCCCAGTTGCTGCGCCTGGACTTCGGCATCCTCGCCCTGCACATGATGTTGACGGCCACCTTCGTGGTGTTGCCGCTGGCGCTGCGTGACCATGCCGGGCTGGATGCGGCGCATCACTGGTATGTCTACCTGCCCGTGATGCTGTTATCGATGGTGTTGATGGTGCCGTTTGTGATCATCGCCGAGAAGAAGCGCCGCATGAAAACGGTGTTTGGCGCCGCGGTGCTGCTGCTGGCGCTGGCGGAGCTGGCCTTCATGCTGGGCTACCGGTCGATGACGGGCATCGTCTTTGGCCTGTTCGTCTTCTTCACCGCCTTCAATGTATTAGAGGCCACGCTGCCGTCGCTGATCGCCAAGGTGGCCTCGCCCGACAGCAAGGGCAGCGCCATGGGGGTGTATTCCAGCTCCCAGTTTATGGGCGCCTTCTTCGGTGGCACCCTGGGCGGCTGGCTGTATGGCCAGAGCGGCATGGAGGCAGTTTTTGGCATGTGTGCGGCCCTGGCCGTGGTATGGTTCCTGATTGCGGCGACCATGCAGAGTCCGCGCTACCTCAGCAGCCACCTGGTACGCGTCGGGCCGATCAGCGAGGCGCAGGCGCGACACCTGGTCACCGAATTCACCAAGGTGACGGGTGTTGCCGAGGCGGTCGTCATCGCCGAAGATGGCATTGCCTACCTGAAGGTGGACCTGCATGCGCTGGACCGGGAGGCGCTCCGCGCCTATTCCGTCGAGCGGGATCCGATCCAGGCTGGCGAGGCCGCCGCGACGGCAGACGGCGTGGGCGATGCGGCAAAATCGGCGGCCCGTCAGGCCCCGTAA
- the ssb gene encoding single-stranded DNA-binding protein, with the protein MARGVNKVILIGNLGQDPEVKYMPNGNAVTNVTVATSESWKDKNTGEQKENTEWHRVVFFRRLAEIAGEYLKKGSKVYVEGRLQTRKWQDKDGSDRYTTEIIANEMQMLDGRGAGGAGGGGGGGGGAGGGYGQASGGSSSQAPAGGGMGDFDDDIPF; encoded by the coding sequence ATGGCGCGTGGCGTAAACAAGGTAATTCTGATTGGCAACCTGGGGCAGGACCCCGAAGTGAAATACATGCCCAACGGCAATGCGGTGACCAACGTCACCGTGGCGACGTCGGAAAGCTGGAAGGACAAAAATACCGGTGAGCAGAAGGAAAACACGGAATGGCACCGGGTGGTGTTCTTCCGCCGTCTGGCCGAGATTGCCGGCGAGTATCTGAAGAAGGGCTCGAAGGTCTATGTCGAGGGCAGGCTACAGACGCGCAAGTGGCAGGACAAGGACGGTTCGGACCGTTACACCACCGAGATCATCGCCAACGAGATGCAGATGCTCGATGGACGTGGTGCAGGCGGTGCAGGTGGCGGTGGCGGCGGCGGTGGTGGTGCAGGCGGTGGTTATGGCCAGGCATCGGGCGGCTCCTCCTCGCAGGCCCCGGCCGGCGGCGGCATGGGCGATTTTGATGACGATATTCCGTTCTGA
- a CDS encoding inositol monophosphatase family protein: MNIDQDALHGLMRSVGREQLVPRFARLAGSLKADGSLLTEADLAAQQALAKALLRLYPGSVVLGEEMSASEQAHGLGAGRPLWCLDPLDGTRNFSAGIPYFSISIALLEGGRVTLAAVYDPLRDELFHADRSSEALLNGAALQPRTEAYELQQSIALVDFKRLPPGLATRLVSAPPYQSQRSFGSVALDWCWLAGRPAGAGVSAWSGALMGLCRRAVYLSAQWRPLLHIRRRARFSPSAGGAFLCGGGHAGAV; encoded by the coding sequence ATGAACATCGATCAAGATGCCCTGCATGGGTTAATGCGAAGTGTAGGGCGCGAGCAGCTAGTGCCGCGTTTTGCACGGCTGGCAGGTTCGCTGAAGGCAGACGGCAGCCTGCTGACGGAGGCGGACCTTGCCGCGCAACAGGCGCTGGCGAAGGCCCTGTTGCGGCTGTACCCGGGGTCGGTGGTGCTGGGCGAGGAGATGTCGGCCAGCGAACAGGCGCACGGCCTGGGCGCGGGGCGGCCCCTGTGGTGCCTGGATCCCCTGGACGGCACCCGAAACTTTTCCGCCGGCATCCCCTATTTTTCGATCTCCATCGCCCTGCTGGAAGGGGGGCGGGTGACGCTGGCGGCGGTGTATGACCCGCTGCGCGACGAGCTGTTTCATGCCGACCGGTCGTCGGAGGCCCTGCTGAATGGGGCCGCGCTGCAGCCCCGGACAGAGGCTTACGAACTACAGCAGAGTATCGCCCTGGTGGATTTCAAGCGCCTGCCTCCCGGTCTCGCCACGCGCCTGGTGAGCGCGCCACCCTATCAGTCACAGCGCAGTTTTGGTTCGGTGGCGCTGGACTGGTGCTGGCTGGCTGGCCGACCGGCGGGTGCAGGTGTATCTGCATGGTCGGGCGCACTTATGGGACTATGTCGCCGGGCAGTTTATCTTTCAGCGCAGTGGCGGCCTCTCCTGCACATTAGAAGGCGAGCCCGTTTTTCGCCCAGCGCTGGTGGCGCGTTCCTGTGTGGGGGCGGTCACGCCGGCGCTGTTTGA
- a CDS encoding OmpA family protein, with product MTLLRTATHTRLNTLSVPTITTPPAASACVACIGLLLCLATVPALAGTQHYQAPLDNVRWEASSAKLHCTLKHEIPLYGEATFTQSAGEKLRFTLKVKRQASRNKDSAQLRSLPPEWKHQIPVVDLGSVPVIKGDTPFRLEEGLSRRMLAELQKGMFPTFSYRDWADARDQVSVALPGIHIKAALDEFISCLDQLPDYRFADVENTLLHFEFGRHTLSAEDRSRLDAVARYIKSDPGIKRVEVYGHTDSVGGKGSNDKLGERRSLAARQYLIDQGAAAALFTLKSFGERQPKASNNTDQGRAANRRAAVILVK from the coding sequence ATGACCCTATTGCGCACAGCGACCCATACCCGATTGAATACACTATCCGTGCCAACCATCACCACGCCCCCGGCGGCCAGCGCCTGCGTGGCGTGCATCGGCCTGTTGCTGTGCCTGGCGACCGTGCCGGCCCTGGCCGGCACCCAGCACTATCAGGCGCCACTGGATAACGTGCGCTGGGAGGCCTCCTCGGCAAAACTTCACTGCACACTCAAACACGAGATCCCTCTCTATGGTGAGGCGACCTTCACCCAAAGCGCCGGGGAAAAGCTGCGCTTTACCCTGAAGGTGAAACGCCAGGCGAGCCGTAACAAGGACAGCGCCCAGCTGCGCTCCCTGCCGCCCGAATGGAAACACCAGATCCCGGTGGTGGATCTGGGCAGCGTGCCGGTGATCAAGGGCGACACCCCGTTTCGGCTCGAAGAGGGACTCTCCCGGCGCATGCTGGCCGAGCTGCAAAAAGGCATGTTCCCCACTTTTAGTTATCGTGACTGGGCGGACGCCCGCGATCAGGTCAGCGTCGCCCTGCCGGGCATTCACATCAAGGCCGCACTGGATGAATTCATCAGCTGTCTGGATCAACTCCCCGACTACCGATTTGCCGATGTCGAAAACACCCTGCTGCATTTCGAGTTCGGCAGGCACACACTGAGTGCCGAGGATCGCAGCCGCTTGGACGCCGTGGCGCGATACATCAAATCCGATCCCGGGATCAAACGGGTGGAGGTCTATGGCCACACCGACAGCGTCGGAGGCAAGGGCAGTAATGACAAACTGGGTGAACGCCGCAGCCTGGCGGCCCGGCAATACCTGATCGACCAGGGCGCAGCGGCGGCCCTGTTTACCCTCAAGTCCTTTGGTGAACGCCAACCCAAGGCCAGCAACAATACCGACCAGGGTCGCGCCGCCAACCGGCGGGCCGCCGTGATCCTGGTGAAATAG